One Helianthus annuus cultivar XRQ/B chromosome 12, HanXRQr2.0-SUNRISE, whole genome shotgun sequence genomic region harbors:
- the LOC110894296 gene encoding protein FIZZY-RELATED 3-like isoform X2, whose amino-acid sequence MQSCVVKECQQTREHPQILSKLDYCLEIPYYVEARDTYGHTYRVLYLAISPDGQTIVTRAGDETLRFWNVFPSPKSQVAAEVTKFKKERL is encoded by the exons ATGCAATCTTGTGTGGTCAAAGAATGTCAACAAACTCGTGAGCACCCACAGATACTCTCAAAACTAGATTATTGTCTGGAGATACCCTACTATGTAGAAG CTCGCGACACTTACGGGCACACGTATAGAGTTCTCTACCTCGCAATCTCACCAGATGGACAA ACGATTGTGACTAGAGCTGGAGACGAAACACTTAGATTCTGGAACGTGTTTCCATCACCCAAATCTCAG GTCGCCGCTGAAGTCACGAAGTTCAAGAAAGAACGATTATAA
- the LOC110894296 gene encoding protein FIZZY-RELATED 2-like isoform X1 has translation MQSCVVKECQQTREHPQILSKLDYCLEIPYYVEARDTYGHTYRVLYLAISPDGQTIVTRAGDETLRFWNVFPSPKSQNTESEIGASSFGRTHIR, from the exons ATGCAATCTTGTGTGGTCAAAGAATGTCAACAAACTCGTGAGCACCCACAGATACTCTCAAAACTAGATTATTGTCTGGAGATACCCTACTATGTAGAAG CTCGCGACACTTACGGGCACACGTATAGAGTTCTCTACCTCGCAATCTCACCAGATGGACAA ACGATTGTGACTAGAGCTGGAGACGAAACACTTAGATTCTGGAACGTGTTTCCATCACCCAAATCTCAG AATACAGAGAGTGAAATTGGTGCATCATCTTTTGGCAGAACGCACATTCGTTAA